A section of the Piliocolobus tephrosceles isolate RC106 chromosome 14, ASM277652v3, whole genome shotgun sequence genome encodes:
- the MRPS2 gene encoding 28S ribosomal protein S2, mitochondrial isoform X3, with protein MATAPAVLPRMLDAGALAPSRWLAFLGKATPGPTRPSRRTLGSAATPVIRESEDGTGNTGRPAESDFNDKILNEPLKHSDFFNVKELFSVRSLFDARVHLGHKAGCRHRFMEPYIFGSRLDQDIIDLEQTATHLQLALNFTAHVAYRKVRLPDLIIFLHTLNNIFEPHVAVRDAAKMNIPTVGIVDTNCNPCLITYPVPGNDDSPPAVHLYCRLFQTAITRAKEKRRQVEALYRLQAQKEPGGQGPAHPPGADVSRSL; from the exons ATGGCGACCGCCCCGGCCGTGTTGCCCCGAATGCTCGACGCGG GTGCCCTTGCCCCGTCGCGCTGGCTGGCGTTCCTCGGAAAGGCGACCCCCGGGCCTACTCGGCCGAGCCGCAGGACGCTTGGAAGCGCGGCGACCCCTGTGATCCGCGAGTCTGAGGACGGTACCGGTAACACTGGGCGCCCAGCCGAGTCAG ATTTCAACGACAAGATTCTGAATGAGCCCCTCAAGCACTCTGACTTCTTCAATGTCAAGGAACTGTTTTCCGTGAGAAGCCTCTTTGATGCCCGAGTGCATCTGGGACACAAAGCTGGCTGTCGGCACAG GTTTATGGAGCCATATATCTTTGGGAGCCGCCTGGACCAGGACATCATCGACCTGGAACAGACAGCCACGCACCTccagctggccttgaacttcacCGCCCATGTGGCCTACCGCAAGG TCCGCCTGCCGGACCTCATCATCTTCCTGCACACGCTCAACAACATCTTTGAGCCGCACGTGGCCGTGAGAGACGCAGCCAAGATGAATATCCCCACGGTGGGTATCGTGGACACcaactgcaacccctgcctcatCACCTACCCCGTACCCGGCAACGACGACTCCCCGCCAGCCGTGCACCTCTACTGCAGGCTCTTCCAGACGGCCATCACCCGGGCCAAGGAGAAGCGGCGGCAGGTTGAGGCTCTGTATCGCCTGCAGGCCCAGAAGGAGCCCGGGGGCCAGGGGCCAGCCCACCCTCCTGGGGCCGACGTGAGCCGTTCCCTGTGA
- the MRPS2 gene encoding 28S ribosomal protein S2, mitochondrial isoform X2, which translates to MATAPAVLPRMLDAGALAPSRWLAFLGKATPGPTRPSRRTLGSAATPVIRESEDGTDFNDKILNEPLKHSDFFNVKELFSVRSLFDARVHLGHKAGCRHRFMEPYIFGSRLDQDIIDLEQTATHLQLALNFTAHVAYRKGIILFISRNRQFSYLIENTARHCGEYAHTRYFKGGLLTNAPLLFGPAVRLPDLIIFLHTLNNIFEPHVAVRDAAKMNIPTVGIVDTNCNPCLITYPVPGNDDSPPAVHLYCRLFQTAITRAKEKRRQVEALYRLQAQKEPGGQGPAHPPGADVSRSL; encoded by the exons ATGGCGACCGCCCCGGCCGTGTTGCCCCGAATGCTCGACGCGG GTGCCCTTGCCCCGTCGCGCTGGCTGGCGTTCCTCGGAAAGGCGACCCCCGGGCCTACTCGGCCGAGCCGCAGGACGCTTGGAAGCGCGGCGACCCCTGTGATCCGCGAGTCTGAGGACGGTACCG ATTTCAACGACAAGATTCTGAATGAGCCCCTCAAGCACTCTGACTTCTTCAATGTCAAGGAACTGTTTTCCGTGAGAAGCCTCTTTGATGCCCGAGTGCATCTGGGACACAAAGCTGGCTGTCGGCACAG GTTTATGGAGCCATATATCTTTGGGAGCCGCCTGGACCAGGACATCATCGACCTGGAACAGACAGCCACGCACCTccagctggccttgaacttcacCGCCCATGTGGCCTACCGCAAGGGTATCATCTTGTTTATAAGCCGCAACCGGCAGTTCTCGTACCTGATTGAGAACACGGCCCGCCACTGTGGCGAGTACGCCCACACTCGCTACTTCAAGGGCGGCCTGCTGACCAACGCGCCCCTCCTCTTTGGCCCTGCAGTCCGCCTGCCGGACCTCATCATCTTCCTGCACACGCTCAACAACATCTTTGAGCCGCACGTGGCCGTGAGAGACGCAGCCAAGATGAATATCCCCACGGTGGGTATCGTGGACACcaactgcaacccctgcctcatCACCTACCCCGTACCCGGCAACGACGACTCCCCGCCAGCCGTGCACCTCTACTGCAGGCTCTTCCAGACGGCCATCACCCGGGCCAAGGAGAAGCGGCGGCAGGTTGAGGCTCTGTATCGCCTGCAGGCCCAGAAGGAGCCCGGGGGCCAGGGGCCAGCCCACCCTCCTGGGGCCGACGTGAGCCGTTCCCTGTGA
- the MRPS2 gene encoding 28S ribosomal protein S2, mitochondrial isoform X1, with product MATAPAVLPRMLDAGALAPSRWLAFLGKATPGPTRPSRRTLGSAATPVIRESEDGTGNTGRPAESDFNDKILNEPLKHSDFFNVKELFSVRSLFDARVHLGHKAGCRHRFMEPYIFGSRLDQDIIDLEQTATHLQLALNFTAHVAYRKGIILFISRNRQFSYLIENTARHCGEYAHTRYFKGGLLTNAPLLFGPAVRLPDLIIFLHTLNNIFEPHVAVRDAAKMNIPTVGIVDTNCNPCLITYPVPGNDDSPPAVHLYCRLFQTAITRAKEKRRQVEALYRLQAQKEPGGQGPAHPPGADVSRSL from the exons ATGGCGACCGCCCCGGCCGTGTTGCCCCGAATGCTCGACGCGG GTGCCCTTGCCCCGTCGCGCTGGCTGGCGTTCCTCGGAAAGGCGACCCCCGGGCCTACTCGGCCGAGCCGCAGGACGCTTGGAAGCGCGGCGACCCCTGTGATCCGCGAGTCTGAGGACGGTACCGGTAACACTGGGCGCCCAGCCGAGTCAG ATTTCAACGACAAGATTCTGAATGAGCCCCTCAAGCACTCTGACTTCTTCAATGTCAAGGAACTGTTTTCCGTGAGAAGCCTCTTTGATGCCCGAGTGCATCTGGGACACAAAGCTGGCTGTCGGCACAG GTTTATGGAGCCATATATCTTTGGGAGCCGCCTGGACCAGGACATCATCGACCTGGAACAGACAGCCACGCACCTccagctggccttgaacttcacCGCCCATGTGGCCTACCGCAAGGGTATCATCTTGTTTATAAGCCGCAACCGGCAGTTCTCGTACCTGATTGAGAACACGGCCCGCCACTGTGGCGAGTACGCCCACACTCGCTACTTCAAGGGCGGCCTGCTGACCAACGCGCCCCTCCTCTTTGGCCCTGCAGTCCGCCTGCCGGACCTCATCATCTTCCTGCACACGCTCAACAACATCTTTGAGCCGCACGTGGCCGTGAGAGACGCAGCCAAGATGAATATCCCCACGGTGGGTATCGTGGACACcaactgcaacccctgcctcatCACCTACCCCGTACCCGGCAACGACGACTCCCCGCCAGCCGTGCACCTCTACTGCAGGCTCTTCCAGACGGCCATCACCCGGGCCAAGGAGAAGCGGCGGCAGGTTGAGGCTCTGTATCGCCTGCAGGCCCAGAAGGAGCCCGGGGGCCAGGGGCCAGCCCACCCTCCTGGGGCCGACGTGAGCCGTTCCCTGTGA
- the C14H9orf116 gene encoding UPF0691 protein C9orf116 homolog isoform X1, giving the protein MGGAFKAPPPAPPPVTGPGRRLATGRRRVPLLQAQWRRKAPERARSLWSPRPRPRLRGPATTTATQKAISVYRTSNQAYGSRAPTVHEMPKVFYPNSSQFSQQLAAGGMFRNNTLNVYLEKSIVTGPDNYITSCDRLNFHPSYNINRPSICD; this is encoded by the exons ATGGGCGGTGCCTTTAAGGCCCCCCCCCCCGCTCCGCCCCCAGTCACGGGACCTGGCCGTCGCTTGGCAACAGGACGCCGCCGAGTCCCGCTTCTCCAGGCGCAATGGCGGAGGAAAGCCCCAGAGCGTGCGCGGAGCCTGTGGAGCCCAAGGCCACGGCCCCGCCTGAGAGGACCAGCGACTACTACCGC GACCCAGAAGGCTATCTCGGTGTACAGGACCAGTAACCAGGCTTACGGGAGCAGAGCCCCCACTGTGCACGAGATGCCC AAAGTATTTTATCCAAATTCGAGTCAATTTTCCCAACAACTTGCAGCGGGCGGAATGTTCCGGAACAACACTCTCAATGTTTACCTGGAGAAAAGCATCGTGACTGGCCCTGATAACTACATCACCTCCTGTGACCGGCTCAACTTCCACCCCAGTTACAACATCAACAGGCCATCCATCTGCGATTGA
- the C14H9orf116 gene encoding UPF0691 protein C9orf116 homolog isoform X2, with protein sequence MAEESPRACAEPVEPKATAPPERTSDYYRVSADLPGRFNNPGWFRGYRTQKAISVYRTSNQAYGSRAPTVHEMPKVFYPNSSQFSQQLAAGGMFRNNTLNVYLEKSIVTGPDNYITSCDRLNFHPSYNINRPSICD encoded by the exons ATGGCGGAGGAAAGCCCCAGAGCGTGCGCGGAGCCTGTGGAGCCCAAGGCCACGGCCCCGCCTGAGAGGACCAGCGACTACTACCGCGTAAGCGCGGACCTGCCGGGCAGGTTCAACAACCCGGGGTGGTTCCGGGGCTACAG GACCCAGAAGGCTATCTCGGTGTACAGGACCAGTAACCAGGCTTACGGGAGCAGAGCCCCCACTGTGCACGAGATGCCC AAAGTATTTTATCCAAATTCGAGTCAATTTTCCCAACAACTTGCAGCGGGCGGAATGTTCCGGAACAACACTCTCAATGTTTACCTGGAGAAAAGCATCGTGACTGGCCCTGATAACTACATCACCTCCTGTGACCGGCTCAACTTCCACCCCAGTTACAACATCAACAGGCCATCCATCTGCGATTGA
- the C14H9orf116 gene encoding UPF0691 protein C9orf116 homolog isoform X3, which produces MAEESPRACAEPVEPKATAPPERTSDYYRVSADLPGRFNNPGWFRGYRTQKAISVYRTSNQAYGSRAPTVHEMPYFIQIRVNFPNNLQRAECSGTTLSMFTWRKAS; this is translated from the exons ATGGCGGAGGAAAGCCCCAGAGCGTGCGCGGAGCCTGTGGAGCCCAAGGCCACGGCCCCGCCTGAGAGGACCAGCGACTACTACCGCGTAAGCGCGGACCTGCCGGGCAGGTTCAACAACCCGGGGTGGTTCCGGGGCTACAG GACCCAGAAGGCTATCTCGGTGTACAGGACCAGTAACCAGGCTTACGGGAGCAGAGCCCCCACTGTGCACGAGATGCCC TATTTTATCCAAATTCGAGTCAATTTTCCCAACAACTTGCAGCGGGCGGAATGTTCCGGAACAACACTCTCAATGTTTACCTGGAGAAAAGCATCGTGA